A single genomic interval of Gossypium raimondii isolate GPD5lz chromosome 11, ASM2569854v1, whole genome shotgun sequence harbors:
- the LOC105761250 gene encoding uncharacterized protein LOC105761250, with translation MEKNKDDDYGEEEDSEYVLLDLEAVRGQIDIPPNAPYTLSGLDTMNPILIIDKKVKLIGEYEETIGTCFVFSEDEASPVVHEETGPSEANLFSGKYILDPNQAPRKQVKPVARLQKILKFRLLLDEDVQVETNSQNNSIL, from the exons ATGGAGAAAAACAAGGATGACGATTATGGAGAGGAAGAAGATTCAGAGTATGTATTACTTGATCTTGAAGCTGTTCGTGGGCAGATTGACATCCCTCCAAATGCACCTTATACTCTTTCT GGTCTGGATACGATGAATCCAATATTAATCATAGACAAAAAAGTGAAGCTG ATCGGAGAATATGAAGAAACAATTGGGACTTGCTTTGTTTTCTCTGAAGATG AAGCTTCACCTGTAGTACATGAAGAGACAGGTCCATCAGAGGCAAATCTCTTCTCAGGCAAATATATACTAGATCCAAATCAAGCTCCAAGAAAGCAAGTAAAACCGGTCGCTCGACTTCAGAAGATTCTCAAGTTCAGATTGTTACTCGACGAGGATGTTCAAGTCGAAACAAATTcccaaaataattcaattttgtaa